In Helianthus annuus cultivar XRQ/B chromosome 8, HanXRQr2.0-SUNRISE, whole genome shotgun sequence, a single genomic region encodes these proteins:
- the LOC110870450 gene encoding uncharacterized protein LOC110870450: MFQNSVQKNGRIISFWSDLWIGDKPLMYSWPNLYENESVKNCAAADRLIASENSSVLTWNWSNSPFSDADAAKLHRLTDSIREVRLSELSDKWICTGSPDGSFSVGSLRKLLVEDNAAVHDNIMEWVKWVPANCSIFFWKALQNRIPTRAELIKRNIFINDPNYCFCGDYEESTDHVFSGCSVTSQVWQRFCSWARLPPLFAFDFKDVAEFHSGCNLNREEEGVIKGLIMIACWCIWRA, from the coding sequence ATGTTTCAAAATTCAGTTCAAAAAAACGGGAGGATTATTAGTTTTTGGTCTGATCTTTGGATAGGAGATAAACCTCTCATGTATTCATGGCCTAATCTTTACGAGAATGAGTCTGTCAAGAATTGTGCAGCCGCGGACAGGCTGATAGCTTCGGAGAACAGTTCGGTTCTGACCTGGAACTGGTCAAATTCTCCCTTCTCTGATGCTGATGCTGCTAAATTACATCGTCTGACCGATAGTATTCGGGAGGTCCGGTTATCAGAGTTGTCAGACAAATGGATTTGCACCGGAAGTCCGGACGGTAGCTTCTCAGTTGGTTCGCTCAGAAAGTTGCTGGTTGAAGACAATGCAGCTGTACACGACAATATTATGGAATGGGTAAAATGGGTCCCGGCTAATTGTAGTATTTTCTTTTGGAAAGCTCTCCAAAATAGGATTCCAACTAGAGCCGAGTTAATCAAGCGTAACATATTTATAAACGATCCCAACTATTGTTTTTGCGGGGATTATGAGGAAAGCACGGATCATGTTTTCTCGGGGTGCTCAGTGACGTCTCAGGTTTGGCAGCGTTTTTGTTCATGGGCTCGGTTACCTCCTTTGTTTGCTTTTGATTTCAAAGACGTGGCCGAATTCCACTCGGGTTGTAATCTCAACAGGGAGGAAGAAGGAGTGATCAAAGGGCTTATCATGATTGCGTGTTGGTGCATCTGGAGGGCGTGA